The genomic window CAGAAAAGAAATGCTATGGGCCTGATTATCCAGGTTTGCCTCAAGATCCGCCGCCGCACCGGGAGTGTCCATAAACGTCACAATAGGCATGCCATGCGATGCGAAAAACCGGGCTTTTTCAGCAGCCAGCCGATGATGATGAGGATACCAGATTCCCTGACGAAATCGACGGTCCTGCGCAATGAATCCCAAACGCCGGATTCTTCCCTCATGTGAAAACTCCATCTCCGCAAAATACAATGGACCATGAGTGGATTCATCTATGATTTTTCCGCCCAGTTGCCTGATAAGTTCAGGCGCGCTCAAGCGTTTCTGATTTTCGGAAGGCATGACTGTCTGCTGAATGTAGGCATCCACCTCCAGGGTTTCAAGGTGTTTGATGCGACTTTCGATATGGTCGCGATTCAACAAGCCTTCAATTCCACTTTCATTGAAGTAGGGGGGACATTTCCCGGGAACCAGTGACAGATCACTGGAAATCCGTTCCGCTTCCAGAAATACTGAAAGAGAAGACGGCTCAACACGTTTTTTTTTCTGTGCCATAAAACTCCTGATTGTTATTGAAATATTTGTTCAAAAATATACTTGATTTGTAGTCTTCTCCGGTATTCCATTTCCGGAAACTTTATATTTTCAGGGTCTATGAAAATAGAAGGCAGATAACCGCTTCATGTGATCCTCTCAGGGTAGTGGGATCAACCCCCGGTTCCTTCCATTTTCAGTCAACATTAACCTCACTCTGGAGTGATATATCTGAATTAAAACGATAATACCAGCATGGGTGTCGCAACAATTTCGGCCTTTTGCCGCCCAAAGAGTAACTCCACCAGTTTCAACGCAAACTCCAGGGCTGTGCCCGGTGCCTGACTGGTCACACATGTTCCATCGACAACCACACGGTCCGGCTTCAAATTAACCAGTTTTTCATTGAATGCCGGATGACAGGTGGCCTGCATGTTTTCAAGCAACCCATGTGTCTGCAACACCACTGCGGGCGATGCGCACATCGCACCATATAATCGACCTGAAGCCTTCTGTGCGCGCAACAATGAAATGAGTTCCGGATTATCCCTTAGATGTTCCGCACCGGGCATCCCGCCTGGCAGAACAATCAAATCATAGACTGTCTTCTGACAATCGCTGATATGTTGATCCGCAACCATTCTGACGCCCCGCGAAGCAGTAATCTGGAGTGACTCTCCAACAGAAGCAACCGTCACATCGGCACCAGCCCGACGCAACACATCAATCAGGCAAACCGCTTCAATTTCTTCAGTACCGTCCGCAACCGGAATCAAGATTTTTTTTCCCATTCACACCGTTCCCTTCAAGTTATTCTTCAATAAATCATAATTTCTCATTCATCACACACATCTCCAATTAACAAGATTTTTATCCTGTGACAAAGACGGGAATCAGAGAAGTCTTGCTTAATAAAACTGTCAGATAGCATCCTTTGCGTTCTGAAGAAATAGCAGGAAGGCTTCAGGAGAGTAAATACCGGCATGTTTTCCAAGGACGGCATTATCCGGCGAAAGGATCACGTAAAAGGGAAGTGCAATCGTATTAAACCGATTCATTTGCAACTGCTGATTTTCTTCATAGCCCTCACCGCCATCCGTATAGAGCTGGACCAGAATAAAATTCTCTCTGAGCATTTCGAAGACCCGCGGTGCGGCAAATACATTTTTTTCCATCCACCGACAATTGACACAGGTATAGCCCGTAAAATCAATGAATACCGGTTTATGTTGTTCGTTAGCTTTGATCAAGGCCATGTCCAGATTTCTTTCCCACGGCAATTCATGGACTCGTTCCACAGCCATCGGTTTCCCTAATGTCAGCGCGGCAATAGGCGGAGGTAGATAGGACTCCGTCCAGGTATCCAGAATACGCCCGCTGGCACCGGCCAGAAGATAACATGAAAAAGCGGTGAATGACACAGCGACAGCAATGGCTGAGGGTTCTGGAATTAACTTTTCACGAAGCGCCTGGATTCCGCCCAAGGAAACCATCGCCATGAGCAGTGCAATGATCCCCCAGCAAGCCAACACCACCTCGCGATCCAGTATCCCCCATTGCCAGATCAGATCGGAATTGCTGAGAAATTTGAAAGCTGCCCCAATTTCAACCAACCCCAACAGGATTTTCACTCGCACCATCCATGGCCCCCTGGCTTGCATCATCATTGGGATCCAACGTGGAAATAATGCCAGAAGCATAAATGGTAGCGCAAACATAAAAGAAAAGACCAGCATCCCCAGAACCGGCCAGAACCATTGTCCCTG from SAR324 cluster bacterium includes these protein-coding regions:
- a CDS encoding DJ-1/PfpI family protein, translating into MGKKILIPVADGTEEIEAVCLIDVLRRAGADVTVASVGESLQITASRGVRMVADQHISDCQKTVYDLIVLPGGMPGAEHLRDNPELISLLRAQKASGRLYGAMCASPAVVLQTHGLLENMQATCHPAFNEKLVNLKPDRVVVDGTCVTSQAPGTALEFALKLVELLFGRQKAEIVATPMLVLSF